In Brassica napus cultivar Da-Ae chromosome A3, Da-Ae, whole genome shotgun sequence, the sequence TAAAGAGGATGAGATTGACAAGAGGAGGATGGAAGTTCGTGAACGGATCCAGGCTCAGTTGGGTCGGGTCGAGGAAGAAACCCGACGACTCTCCACCATTCGCGAGGTTAGattctactctctctctctctctctctctccctctctctctctctctctctcttctttcaaGATCTTGAATTGGTCAAAATGAGGATAAAAGtctttgactttttttttttgtctcttcgGACATTAAacagtttggttttgttttatttgatgtGGGTTATATTCAAGATCTAGAATTGGTCAAAGTGCTTTGACTTTTTTGTCTCTTCGGACATGATACAGTTTGGTTTGATGTGGCTGTGTTCTGTTTTTCAAGGCAAAGAtggttacttttttttctttttttttacaggaGCTTGAGTCTATGGCAGATCCTATGAGGAAGGAAGTGTCTATGGTTcgtaagaagattgatagtgTTAACAAAGAACTCAAACCTCTAGGTTCCACTGTTCAAAAGAAGGtatacaaacacacacacacacacacacacacactctttgaattgatataaagtataaacacATCCAAAGGATTGATCTTTAGGCAATCTCTAAAGCCAGAAACTTCTTACAATTGATACAGGAAAGGGAATACAAAGAAGCACTTGATACATTCAACGAGAAGAACAGGGAGAAAGTTCAGCTGATCACCAAACTTATGGAGGTTTGTTCCTGAGCTCTCTCATCTTTAGATTCCTAATTTGCAGAGGTTAGTTTTTATTGCTTGTTATACATAAATGGTGTTTGGTTTTCTTCCTTGGGGAGATGGAACAGTTGGTAGGAGAAAGCGAGaagttgaggatgaagaagctggagGAGCTGAGCAAGAGCATTGAGACCGTGTGAATGTGGTTCAAGAACTAACTGGCTTTAGGATCGTCGGTTCGTTGTGTGAATGTACCTAGTTTACATTTTGTGAGAAGTGTGTATTTTTTAAGATTGTGGGTGTTTTTGTTAGTTTTGAAATATCTTGGGGTTGGTTTGTAAAATTAACGAAATTAGGGAGGAATGGGAGATTATTAGGATACTGAAACTCTTCacattgattattttttttcctgttCTTGGCTTCTTGCTTCTCTGTAATGTTTTTGTACGTCTTTTTTcaagaatttaatttattttatttcaaattgttTTACCACTTTTcgcttttagaaaaaaatctctctttcgcaaaagaaaaaagaaaagtgtATCTCGCGTGCGCTTTTGAGTCTAAAAGTTGTCGGAACGGCTGAATCATCGCAGTTGTTTAAGTGAGAACTCATTGATCATTATCGT encodes:
- the LOC106437898 gene encoding uncharacterized protein LOC106437898 isoform X2, with translation MTQTNAGAGTGAAATTEPPQSNEMVLHTGSLSFSSHMSKEDEEMTRSALSAFKAKEDEIDKRRMEVRERIQAQLGRVEEETRRLSTIREELESMADPMRKEVSMVRKKIDSVNKELKPLGSTVQKKEREYKEALDTFNEKNREKVQLITKLMELVGESEKLRMKKLEELSKSIETV
- the LOC106437898 gene encoding uncharacterized protein LOC106437898 isoform X1 gives rise to the protein MTQTNAGAGTGAAATTEPPQSNEMVLHTGSLSFSSHMSKEDEEMTRSALSAFKAKEDEIDKRRMEVRERIQAQLGRVEEETRRLSTIREELESMADPMRKEVSMVRKKIDSVNKELKPLGSTVQKKEREYKEALDTFNEKNREKVQLITKLMEMEQLVGESEKLRMKKLEELSKSIETV